One stretch of Hoeflea sp. 108 DNA includes these proteins:
- a CDS encoding TIGR04028 family ABC transporter substrate-binding protein: MAATVLGFSAQAFAQSETPIRGGTLVYLEQQAHTNLYPPAGGFYPNGGVLNQITDKLTYQNPETLEIEPWVAESWTVNDTATEYTFKLRPGVTFSDGTPLDAAAVAKNFDTFGKGNKELKLPVSEVINNYDRSDVIDPLTVTFHFKAPSPGFLQGTSVIGSGLVSPKTLELPFEQLGDATKIIGSGPFVVASETLGRELVLKARDDYAWGPAKLKHQGRALLDEIKYLITPEDSVRIGALLAGQADFIRQVQAYDEKQVEAAEYKVYAPGTRGVNNSVVFRPDNQLVADVKVRQALLHATNAKEIVETLFSANYPQATSIIAKAAQGYVDQSAKLAYDPALAGKLLDEAGWTLGANGVRAKDGKELVLTVYESLPQPQNKETLQLIAQQWNKVGVKLSVLAGDSGSAVADNLDPLKTPVAPAMVGRADPDVIKSQYYPKNRNVLQQKGGVSDKVQSFVDDRLNGLLEALASEPNRDKRLAIAGEVQAYVIDQAYAIPIFEEPQAFAGAPNVHDVAFEAVGRPSFYRVWLSPRD; the protein is encoded by the coding sequence ATGGCCGCGACGGTGCTGGGCTTCTCGGCCCAGGCGTTCGCGCAGTCGGAGACGCCCATCAGGGGCGGCACGCTGGTCTATCTGGAGCAGCAGGCGCACACCAATCTCTACCCGCCGGCGGGTGGCTTTTATCCCAATGGCGGAGTGCTCAACCAGATCACCGACAAGCTGACCTATCAGAACCCCGAGACTCTCGAAATCGAGCCGTGGGTCGCCGAATCCTGGACGGTCAACGACACTGCCACCGAATACACCTTCAAGCTGCGTCCAGGCGTGACCTTCTCCGACGGCACTCCGCTCGACGCTGCCGCCGTCGCCAAGAATTTCGACACGTTCGGCAAGGGCAACAAGGAGCTGAAACTACCGGTCTCGGAGGTCATCAACAACTACGACCGCAGCGACGTGATCGATCCGCTGACGGTGACGTTCCACTTCAAGGCGCCGTCGCCCGGCTTCCTGCAGGGCACTTCGGTGATCGGCTCGGGCCTTGTGTCGCCCAAGACGCTCGAACTGCCGTTCGAACAGCTGGGCGACGCGACCAAGATTATCGGTTCCGGGCCGTTCGTTGTCGCCAGCGAAACGCTTGGACGAGAGCTCGTTCTGAAGGCGCGCGACGACTATGCCTGGGGACCGGCGAAGTTGAAGCATCAGGGCCGGGCACTGCTCGACGAGATCAAGTATCTGATCACACCAGAGGACAGCGTGCGCATCGGCGCGCTGCTCGCCGGCCAGGCAGATTTCATCCGCCAGGTTCAGGCTTATGACGAAAAGCAGGTCGAGGCGGCGGAGTACAAGGTCTACGCACCCGGCACCCGCGGCGTGAACAACTCGGTCGTCTTCCGACCGGACAATCAGCTGGTGGCCGACGTCAAGGTGCGACAGGCACTGCTGCACGCTACCAACGCCAAGGAAATCGTCGAGACGCTGTTTTCGGCCAACTATCCGCAGGCGACCTCGATCATCGCCAAGGCCGCCCAGGGTTATGTCGACCAGTCGGCAAAGCTCGCCTACGATCCGGCCCTGGCCGGCAAGCTGCTTGACGAGGCGGGCTGGACGCTGGGCGCCAATGGCGTGCGCGCCAAGGACGGCAAGGAACTGGTGCTGACCGTCTACGAGTCGCTGCCGCAACCGCAGAACAAGGAGACGCTGCAGCTGATCGCCCAGCAGTGGAACAAGGTCGGCGTCAAGCTCAGCGTGCTGGCGGGCGACTCCGGCAGTGCTGTGGCAGACAACCTCGATCCGCTGAAGACGCCTGTCGCCCCGGCAATGGTCGGCCGCGCCGATCCCGATGTCATCAAGAGCCAGTATTATCCGAAAAACCGCAACGTGCTGCAGCAGAAGGGCGGCGTCAGCGACAAGGTGCAGAGCTTCGTCGACGACAGACTCAATGGCCTGCTCGAAGCGCTCGCCTCGGAGCCGAACCGCGACAAGCGGCTGGCGATTGCTGGAGAGGTGCAGGCCTACGTGATCGACCAGGCCTATGCCATTCCGATCTTCGAGGAGCCGCAGGCCTTCGCAGGAGCGCCCAACGTTCATGACGTC
- a CDS encoding ABC transporter substrate-binding protein, with protein sequence MTKHTFGRNLIRWGAAVALASTMLSPGAASAETVLRVAMTLGDIPAWTGQPDQGYEGYRFVGFNLHDGLINWDLSKSDREPALRPGLATKWEVDPANHKRWIITLREGVKFHDGSDLTPEVVAWNFARLTDKTTQGFDPAQFARMRTRASNIDHVEPLGANQVALFTKAPDSFTPFSLTNFLMISKKALEKANWDYAAYAKAPAGTGPYKFDKVVPHERLELVRNENYWDKDRIPKHDRLVLVPMPEATTRTAALLSGQVDFIEAPSPDTIPRLQSAGMTIVTNTYPHNWTYQVNMIDPPFNDIKVRQAANYAVNREDVAALLNGTGEPGYAMLPPSSRYFGHPVKYDFDPEKATALLKEAKCFPCEINVAMSTAGSGQMQPLAMNELVKSQLEAVGFKVNFNVMDWSALHDISLKGREAFPDIDAINVSRAPMEPYNGILGFVMKNRFAPNGPNWGWFSTDEIDALGAKAMETFDEPQRDAMVTKIHELTVAQAPMVYIAHDLNPRAMSPKVKGFVQAQSWFQDLTPIVVEP encoded by the coding sequence ATGACCAAACACACGTTCGGACGGAACCTGATCAGATGGGGCGCTGCCGTCGCGCTCGCTTCGACGATGCTGTCGCCAGGAGCCGCTTCGGCGGAGACGGTGCTGCGCGTCGCCATGACGCTTGGCGACATCCCGGCCTGGACCGGCCAACCTGATCAGGGCTACGAGGGCTACCGTTTCGTCGGTTTCAATCTGCATGACGGGCTGATCAACTGGGATCTCTCCAAGTCCGACAGGGAACCGGCGCTGCGCCCGGGGCTGGCGACCAAATGGGAGGTTGATCCCGCCAATCACAAGCGCTGGATCATCACCCTGCGCGAAGGCGTGAAATTCCATGACGGCTCCGACCTGACACCCGAGGTGGTCGCCTGGAATTTTGCCCGCCTGACCGACAAGACGACCCAGGGCTTCGACCCGGCGCAGTTTGCCCGTATGCGCACCCGCGCCAGCAACATCGACCATGTCGAGCCGCTCGGCGCAAATCAGGTGGCGTTGTTCACCAAGGCGCCGGATTCGTTCACGCCGTTCAGCCTGACCAACTTCCTCATGATCTCGAAAAAGGCGCTCGAAAAGGCGAACTGGGACTACGCCGCTTATGCGAAGGCGCCGGCGGGGACCGGGCCCTACAAGTTCGACAAAGTCGTTCCGCATGAGCGCCTCGAACTGGTGAGGAACGAGAACTACTGGGACAAGGACCGCATCCCCAAGCATGACCGCCTGGTGCTGGTGCCGATGCCGGAAGCGACGACGCGCACGGCCGCTCTTCTGTCCGGCCAGGTCGATTTCATCGAGGCGCCGTCGCCCGACACGATTCCCAGGCTGCAGTCGGCGGGGATGACCATCGTCACCAACACCTACCCGCACAACTGGACCTACCAGGTCAACATGATCGATCCGCCGTTCAACGACATCAAGGTTCGGCAGGCGGCCAACTACGCGGTCAACCGAGAGGATGTGGCGGCTCTGCTCAACGGCACGGGCGAGCCCGGTTATGCCATGCTGCCGCCAAGCTCGCGCTATTTCGGCCACCCGGTGAAATACGATTTCGATCCGGAGAAGGCGACGGCGCTGCTCAAGGAAGCGAAGTGTTTCCCCTGCGAGATCAATGTGGCGATGTCGACCGCCGGTTCGGGCCAGATGCAGCCTTTGGCGATGAACGAACTGGTCAAGTCGCAGCTGGAGGCAGTCGGCTTCAAGGTCAACTTCAACGTCATGGACTGGAGCGCATTGCACGACATCAGCCTGAAGGGCCGAGAAGCGTTTCCCGATATCGACGCCATCAATGTCAGCCGTGCGCCGATGGAGCCCTATAACGGCATTCTCGGTTTTGTCATGAAGAACCGCTTTGCGCCCAACGGCCCGAACTGGGGCTGGTTCTCGACCGACGAGATCGACGCTCTGGGCGCCAAGGCGATGGAGACCTTTGACGAGCCGCAGCGCGACGCGATGGTCACCAAGATTCACGAGCTGACGGTCGCCCAGGCGCCGATGGTCTACATCGCCCATGACCTCAACCCGCGTGCCATGTCGCCCAAGGTCAAGGGTTTCGTCCAGGCGCAGAGCTGGTTCCAGGACCTGACGCCGATCGTCGTCGAACCCTAA
- a CDS encoding adenine deaminase C-terminal domain-containing protein: MMKRSVAKQLPDIRRNTRMTLEDAPVGPVTPLHDSAPATTGEATLILKGCRLLNVYSGVTEETDITISGERIVSISRRDSHAGAEVIDCQGLWAMPGMIDAHMHVDTTFLWPGELARVLLPLGTTTVFVDTTNNAHTGGVEAVDVLRRSFEGLPLRGYVAAPSYCPFDASLGTAAVEMNSADIAELLNDGCMSIGETVWSRIALEDFDYMRVIQTCREAGFRVSGHGGEIRRGDEAAFDGYVASGIQDDHCIGRGEDILPRLRRGLKLFFVECTGRRGQLRPLLDEMLRKGLSFRQVCMCIDNNTSIDMVTKGYGYIDYLVRIALEAGVSPLDAYRMVSLNPAEHFRVTDQVGSIAPGRFADILLMTAPDAFPPEYVIVGGKVVARRGELLVDIPKPNFPEGYRNSIKLDKVKRASLKCEAPEDATSVQARVFEVVDGDSFNRGFVHRLPVTGEGIQPDPANDILKIAVVERYGLHGKIGTGFVKGFGLKRGALATSISVPFNNVVVVGATDDDIWHAIQRMGEIQGGFIAVADGKVLAEAPLRVGGIMSEEPYEVLLSSIDTAQAAAAELGCTLTDPFKTLVSTIHTTLPDLGLTDKGLINSRIGVGTTVVVEGAHDAGH; this comes from the coding sequence ATGATGAAAAGGTCGGTGGCCAAGCAGCTGCCCGACATCAGGAGGAACACTAGGATGACGCTTGAAGACGCACCGGTTGGCCCCGTAACGCCGCTGCATGACTCAGCGCCGGCGACGACAGGGGAGGCGACGCTGATCCTGAAGGGCTGCCGGCTGCTTAACGTCTATTCAGGCGTGACTGAGGAGACCGACATCACCATTTCAGGCGAGCGCATCGTCTCGATATCAAGGCGCGACAGCCATGCCGGCGCCGAGGTGATCGACTGCCAGGGCCTGTGGGCTATGCCCGGCATGATCGACGCGCACATGCATGTCGACACGACGTTCCTTTGGCCGGGTGAACTGGCGCGGGTGCTCCTGCCGCTCGGCACCACGACCGTGTTCGTCGACACCACCAACAATGCCCATACCGGCGGCGTCGAGGCAGTCGACGTGCTGCGCCGCTCTTTCGAGGGGCTGCCACTGCGAGGCTATGTGGCGGCACCTTCCTACTGTCCGTTCGATGCGTCGCTTGGCACGGCGGCGGTCGAGATGAATTCGGCCGACATTGCCGAACTGCTCAACGATGGCTGCATGAGCATCGGCGAAACGGTGTGGTCGCGGATCGCGCTCGAAGATTTCGACTACATGCGTGTCATCCAGACCTGCCGCGAAGCTGGCTTCCGGGTCAGCGGCCATGGCGGCGAGATCCGCCGCGGCGACGAAGCTGCCTTCGACGGGTATGTCGCGAGCGGCATCCAGGACGACCACTGTATTGGCCGGGGCGAGGACATCCTGCCCAGGTTGCGGCGCGGGCTGAAGCTGTTTTTTGTCGAATGCACCGGCCGGCGCGGCCAGTTGCGGCCGCTGCTCGACGAGATGCTGCGCAAGGGGCTGTCGTTCCGCCAGGTCTGCATGTGCATCGACAACAACACCTCGATCGACATGGTGACCAAGGGCTACGGCTATATCGACTACCTGGTGCGCATTGCGCTGGAGGCGGGGGTCTCGCCGCTCGACGCCTACAGGATGGTGTCGCTCAATCCGGCCGAGCATTTCCGAGTGACGGACCAGGTCGGCTCGATCGCGCCCGGCCGCTTCGCCGACATCCTTCTGATGACCGCGCCCGATGCATTCCCGCCGGAATATGTCATCGTTGGCGGCAAGGTCGTGGCCCGCCGTGGCGAGCTGCTCGTCGACATTCCGAAGCCGAACTTTCCCGAGGGCTACCGCAACTCGATCAAGCTGGACAAGGTCAAGCGTGCGTCGCTCAAATGCGAAGCGCCTGAAGATGCGACGTCGGTGCAGGCGCGTGTCTTCGAAGTGGTCGACGGCGACTCCTTCAATCGCGGTTTCGTTCACAGGCTCCCTGTTACGGGCGAAGGCATCCAGCCCGACCCGGCCAACGACATCCTGAAGATTGCGGTCGTCGAGCGTTATGGCCTGCACGGCAAGATTGGCACCGGCTTCGTCAAGGGTTTTGGGCTGAAGCGCGGCGCGCTGGCGACCTCGATATCGGTGCCGTTCAACAATGTCGTTGTGGTCGGCGCTACCGACGACGACATCTGGCATGCCATCCAGCGCATGGGCGAGATCCAGGGCGGCTTCATCGCCGTTGCCGATGGCAAGGTGCTGGCCGAAGCGCCGCTGCGCGTCGGCGGCATCATGTCGGAGGAACCCTACGAGGTGCTGCTTTCCAGCATCGACACGGCGCAGGCAGCGGCGGCTGAGCTGGGCTGCACGCTTACCGACCCGTTCAAGACGCTGGTCTCGACCATCCACACCACGCTTCCCGACCTCGGCCTGACCGACAAGGGGCTGATCAATTCGCGTATCGGCGTCGGCACCACCGTCGTCGTGGAAGGAGCTCACGATGCTGGCCACTGA
- a CDS encoding oligopeptide/dipeptide ABC transporter ATP-binding protein: protein MPAMLVVKNLKKYFPVKGGLLNREIGNVHAVDDISFTVFKGETLGVVGESGCGKSTLARLLMYLMPPDSGEIAFGGRTVGDKDGLPLRELRRNLQMVFQDSYSSLNPRLPVEASVAYGPRVHGMSGDKAREAARSLLGKVGLRPELFGPRYPHELSGGQKQRVNIARALALDPKMLILDEAVSALDKSVEAQVLNLLRQLKREFDLTYLFISHDLNVVQYISDRVMVMYLGQVVEMGPVDQIYNGPKHPYTAALLRSRLAMDPDDKIVTPPLTGDPPNPINPAPGCRFRSRCQFAEGICESKAPALGAWANRGSHVAACHMADPQSGHTRAGTAAHDALAGEAIR, encoded by the coding sequence ATGCCGGCCATGCTGGTGGTCAAGAACCTGAAGAAGTACTTCCCGGTCAAGGGTGGGCTGCTCAACCGCGAGATCGGCAATGTGCACGCCGTCGACGACATCTCATTCACCGTCTTCAAGGGTGAGACCCTCGGCGTCGTCGGCGAGTCCGGCTGCGGCAAGTCGACCCTGGCCAGGCTCCTGATGTACCTGATGCCGCCGGATAGCGGCGAGATCGCCTTCGGCGGCCGCACCGTCGGCGACAAGGACGGCCTGCCGCTGCGCGAACTCCGGCGTAATCTGCAGATGGTGTTTCAGGACAGCTATTCCTCGCTCAACCCGCGCCTGCCGGTCGAGGCCTCGGTCGCCTATGGACCACGCGTCCACGGCATGAGCGGCGACAAGGCGCGCGAGGCGGCACGCAGCCTGCTCGGCAAGGTCGGCCTGCGCCCGGAACTGTTCGGGCCGCGTTACCCGCACGAGCTGTCAGGCGGACAGAAGCAGCGCGTCAACATTGCGCGTGCGCTGGCGCTGGACCCCAAGATGCTGATCCTCGACGAGGCGGTGTCGGCATTGGACAAGTCGGTCGAAGCACAGGTGCTGAACCTTCTGCGCCAGCTCAAGCGCGAGTTCGACCTGACCTACCTGTTCATCTCGCACGACCTCAACGTGGTCCAGTACATCTCCGACCGCGTCATGGTGATGTATCTCGGCCAGGTCGTGGAAATGGGGCCCGTGGACCAGATCTACAACGGGCCGAAGCATCCCTATACGGCGGCGCTGCTGAGGTCGCGGCTGGCGATGGACCCCGACGACAAGATCGTCACGCCGCCATTGACCGGCGATCCGCCCAATCCGATCAATCCGGCGCCGGGCTGCCGCTTCCGCAGCCGCTGCCAGTTCGCCGAAGGCATTTGCGAAAGCAAGGCGCCGGCGCTCGGTGCCTGGGCCAACCGAGGTTCGCATGTCGCCGCCTGTCACATGGCCGACCCGCAATCGGGTCACACAAGAGCAGGGACCGCGGCCCACGACGCGCTTGCAGGGGAGGCGATACGATGA
- a CDS encoding ABC transporter ATP-binding protein, whose product MTAPATEQSARPLVEVRDLNVRFETRDRTVHAVNGVSFDVMPGEVLCIIGESGSGKSVTMRALMRLFSPRITRVSGSIRVAEHDIMAVSDRKLSDIRGSTISMVFQEPMTALDPTYTIGDQIAETIVRHQHCSHAEAMAKALELLQFVKVPNAERRLRAYPHELSGGLRQRAMIAVALSCRPKLLLADEPTTALDATVQIQVLLLLRKLQQELGMGVIFVTHDLGVAAQIADKVAVMYAGRIVEYGSVRDVLMRPSHPYTMGMLASTVHGQDRDTDIDAIPGTPPDMSRLADGCSFAPRCRFAVDAICTKDSPPPLSLAPGRETRCFRAAELSTRPALTTSSSAPVVHAG is encoded by the coding sequence ATGACCGCGCCCGCAACTGAACAGAGCGCCCGGCCGCTGGTCGAGGTGCGGGATCTCAATGTCAGGTTCGAGACGCGCGACCGCACGGTGCATGCCGTCAACGGCGTGTCGTTCGACGTGATGCCGGGCGAGGTGCTGTGCATCATCGGCGAATCCGGCTCAGGCAAGTCGGTGACCATGCGTGCGCTGATGCGGTTGTTCTCGCCGCGCATCACCCGCGTCTCCGGTAGCATCCGCGTTGCCGAACACGACATCATGGCGGTCAGCGACCGAAAACTGAGCGACATCAGGGGCTCGACCATCTCGATGGTGTTCCAGGAGCCGATGACGGCGCTCGATCCGACCTACACGATCGGCGACCAGATCGCCGAAACAATCGTCCGCCACCAGCATTGCAGCCACGCCGAGGCAATGGCCAAGGCGCTGGAGCTGCTGCAGTTTGTCAAGGTGCCGAATGCCGAGCGACGGTTGAGGGCCTATCCGCATGAGCTGTCGGGCGGCCTGCGCCAGCGCGCCATGATCGCGGTCGCGCTGTCATGCCGACCGAAGCTGTTGCTTGCCGACGAGCCGACGACCGCACTTGATGCCACAGTGCAGATCCAGGTGCTGTTGCTGCTGCGCAAGCTGCAGCAGGAACTCGGGATGGGTGTGATCTTCGTCACCCACGACCTGGGCGTCGCTGCCCAGATCGCCGACAAGGTAGCGGTGATGTATGCCGGGCGCATCGTCGAATATGGCAGCGTGCGCGACGTTCTGATGCGGCCATCGCATCCCTATACGATGGGCATGCTGGCCTCGACAGTGCATGGCCAGGATCGCGACACCGACATCGACGCCATCCCAGGCACGCCGCCCGACATGAGCAGGCTCGCTGACGGCTGCAGCTTTGCGCCGCGCTGCCGCTTTGCCGTCGATGCCATCTGCACCAAGGACAGCCCACCGCCGCTCTCGCTCGCGCCGGGACGCGAAACCAGGTGCTTCCGGGCAGCGGAACTGTCCACGCGACCGGCTTTGACAACGTCATCGTCGGCACCAGTGGTTCACGCCGGCTAG
- a CDS encoding amidohydrolase family protein, with product MLATDASVETALAGVRVSLAQQPADLLLANCNLINVWSEETYTASIAISGSRIVAIRTGYDGDARHVIDCTGRYVLPGYVEPLADVSPDAERLAAALLPMGVTSIVAAEASAIELRSGRADVRSWHLTAEGPGWLDGVGRARLVHQQRVCSTAGAAVDAVAAGMSVVLEVGSDPVKRLALLRTVAAAGLETARLMLRHGEANDGSIAVRPVMGAALQAGIPLHHAVQMTGFNAAVQHGIEHDVGSVAPGRLADLLIVDDIAQAVPSVVILDGCIVARDGRLEEGAQG from the coding sequence ATGCTGGCCACTGACGCTTCCGTCGAAACAGCGCTGGCAGGCGTTCGCGTTTCCTTGGCCCAGCAGCCGGCGGATCTGCTGCTTGCCAATTGCAATCTGATCAATGTCTGGTCGGAAGAGACCTACACGGCCTCAATCGCCATATCAGGTTCGCGCATCGTTGCGATTCGCACAGGCTATGATGGTGACGCCAGGCACGTCATCGATTGCACAGGGCGCTATGTCCTGCCCGGTTACGTCGAGCCCCTTGCGGATGTGTCGCCGGATGCCGAACGGCTCGCTGCGGCCCTGCTACCGATGGGCGTGACATCCATTGTCGCGGCCGAGGCAAGCGCAATCGAGCTAAGGTCCGGACGGGCTGATGTGAGGAGCTGGCATCTGACCGCCGAAGGACCTGGCTGGTTGGACGGTGTTGGCCGCGCTCGCCTTGTCCATCAGCAGCGGGTCTGCTCCACAGCCGGAGCCGCCGTCGATGCGGTTGCTGCGGGAATGTCGGTGGTTCTTGAAGTCGGATCCGATCCAGTCAAGCGCCTTGCCTTGCTGCGCACTGTGGCTGCTGCCGGCCTGGAGACCGCGCGGCTGATGCTTCGCCACGGCGAGGCGAATGACGGTTCCATTGCCGTGCGGCCTGTCATGGGTGCTGCCCTTCAGGCCGGCATTCCGCTTCATCACGCCGTGCAGATGACGGGCTTCAACGCCGCCGTACAGCACGGCATCGAACATGATGTCGGCTCCGTGGCGCCGGGACGCCTGGCCGACCTCCTGATCGTGGACGACATCGCCCAGGCGGTGCCTTCGGTCGTCATCCTCGACGGTTGCATCGTCGCCCGCGATGGTCGGCTGGAGGAGGGCGCCCAAGGCTGA
- a CDS encoding ABC transporter permease has translation MTDATFDAASRSTAPKVRSYWQSVGHRLSYDHVTLFFAGVILLVVLSAIFAPWLTSVDPNKPQMIARLKPIGTSGHLLGTDELGRDMLARLLYGGRVSLAMGLVPVMLATVIGGFLGVVAGYAGGFINTVIMRVMDVFYAFPSVLLAVAVSGMMGGGMLNGLLALTLVFIPPLCRISETATAQVRSLDFVEAARASGAGMGSVIVHHILGNVLGPVFIYASSLISVSVLLAAGLSFLGLGVEPPTPDWGLMLSALRQAIYIDPYLCALPGVAIFITSLSFNMVSDGLRQAMDVRQ, from the coding sequence ATGACAGACGCTACTTTCGACGCTGCTTCGCGTTCCACCGCCCCCAAGGTTCGGAGCTACTGGCAAAGCGTGGGCCACCGGCTGAGCTACGACCATGTGACGCTGTTCTTCGCCGGCGTCATCCTCCTGGTCGTGCTGTCGGCGATCTTTGCGCCGTGGCTGACTTCGGTCGACCCGAACAAGCCGCAAATGATCGCCCGTCTGAAGCCGATCGGCACTTCAGGTCATCTGCTCGGCACCGATGAACTCGGCCGCGACATGCTCGCCCGCCTGCTGTATGGCGGCCGCGTGTCGCTGGCGATGGGACTGGTGCCGGTCATGCTGGCGACGGTCATCGGAGGTTTCCTCGGCGTGGTCGCGGGGTATGCCGGCGGCTTCATCAACACTGTGATCATGCGGGTGATGGACGTCTTCTACGCCTTTCCCTCGGTGCTTCTGGCGGTTGCCGTTTCCGGCATGATGGGCGGCGGCATGCTCAATGGCCTGCTGGCGCTCACCCTGGTGTTCATCCCGCCGCTGTGCCGCATTTCGGAAACGGCCACTGCCCAGGTGCGCAGCCTCGACTTCGTCGAAGCGGCCCGCGCCAGTGGCGCCGGCATGGGCTCGGTCATCGTGCACCACATCCTCGGAAACGTGCTCGGGCCGGTGTTCATCTACGCCTCAAGCCTGATTTCGGTCTCGGTGCTTTTGGCCGCCGGCCTGTCGTTCCTCGGCCTCGGCGTTGAGCCACCTACGCCCGACTGGGGCCTGATGCTCTCGGCCCTGCGCCAGGCAATCTACATCGACCCGTACCTGTGCGCCTTGCCTGGTGTCGCGATCTTCATCACCTCGCTGTCTTTCAACATGGTCAGCGACGGCTTGCGGCAGGCAATGGACGTCAGGCAGTGA
- a CDS encoding ABC transporter permease produces the protein MWLYALRRILYAVPIALGVSIICFGLVFLAPGDPLGSLLPPDASQADIEYLRGVYGFDRPLPVQYFDWLMRVVSGDLGNSIQSGRPVLTEISHALMNTVLVSFGAVAVAFSIAFVLGTIAAYHLGTWVDRTVTGLSIAGVSVPNYWFGVVLVIIFAVEFNLLPAMGMGSGGSENFSIFEWEQLKYAILPIATMSLVPLGVIMRNTRSAVADVLSQDFVQALRAKGLGEWAVARHTIRNALPQVLAVMGLQFGYLVGGSILVETIFNWPGTGFLLGKAILTRDVPVVQGVVLVLAICFVITNLCVDLIQTAVDPRIKRG, from the coding sequence ATGTGGCTTTATGCATTGCGGCGGATTCTCTATGCCGTCCCCATCGCCCTCGGCGTATCGATCATTTGCTTCGGGTTGGTTTTCCTGGCCCCTGGCGACCCGCTCGGCTCGCTTTTGCCGCCCGACGCGTCACAGGCCGACATCGAGTATCTGCGCGGCGTCTACGGTTTCGACCGTCCGCTGCCGGTGCAATATTTCGACTGGCTGATGCGTGTCGTGAGCGGAGACCTTGGCAACTCGATCCAGAGCGGCCGGCCGGTGCTGACCGAGATTTCGCATGCGTTGATGAACACGGTTCTCGTGTCCTTCGGCGCGGTGGCGGTCGCTTTCTCCATTGCCTTCGTGCTCGGCACCATCGCTGCATATCATCTCGGCACATGGGTCGACCGGACGGTCACCGGCCTGTCGATCGCCGGCGTCAGCGTGCCGAACTACTGGTTCGGCGTCGTGCTGGTGATCATCTTCGCGGTCGAGTTCAACCTGCTGCCGGCCATGGGCATGGGCAGCGGCGGCTCGGAAAACTTCAGCATCTTCGAATGGGAGCAGCTGAAATACGCCATCCTGCCCATCGCCACCATGTCGCTGGTGCCGCTCGGCGTCATCATGCGCAACACGCGCTCGGCGGTCGCCGACGTGCTGTCGCAGGATTTCGTCCAGGCGCTGCGCGCCAAGGGGCTGGGCGAGTGGGCGGTTGCCCGCCACACCATCCGGAACGCATTGCCGCAAGTGCTTGCGGTGATGGGGCTGCAGTTCGGCTATCTCGTCGGCGGCTCGATCCTCGTCGAGACCATCTTCAACTGGCCGGGCACCGGCTTCCTGCTCGGCAAGGCGATCCTGACCCGCGACGTGCCTGTGGTGCAAGGCGTGGTGCTGGTGCTCGCCATCTGTTTCGTCATCACCAACCTGTGCGTCGACCTCATCCAGACGGCTGTCGATCCACGCATCAAGCGCGGCTGA